The following proteins are encoded in a genomic region of Spirosoma sp. SC4-14:
- a CDS encoding porin family protein — protein sequence MNNLLPLLALLIVPLGVSAQTKTLQRKPVVSQVRKTTQPVQSTTTPKAGSVSRGAALAAPTTGSAQQASAMPVQQSPAVTPAPKPVTVVATPQPARPVAIYRQSESRFRIGFRVGGNFSTIGGVDASAMGEGLTLKRVAGFHGGVVMNIGGPSFSVQPELLYTQYGIRMAFGADYLQLKYNLVEVPVLLKASFGQPELRFFINAGPVGAYTLSGSISVRESGQSQSQVIDMTGQGRFSYGAAGGAGVAMKMGTGTILVEGRYSYLFSSNDDGTSLTPQNAMLSVGYLIPLSGH from the coding sequence ATGAACAATTTACTGCCTCTACTAGCGCTGCTGATTGTGCCCCTGGGTGTATCGGCACAAACCAAAACCTTGCAGCGTAAACCGGTGGTTTCGCAGGTTCGCAAAACTACTCAGCCAGTTCAAAGTACAACGACCCCAAAAGCAGGTAGCGTTTCCAGGGGGGCTGCACTTGCTGCCCCAACTACCGGTTCGGCTCAACAGGCTTCTGCAATGCCGGTTCAGCAATCGCCTGCGGTAACTCCGGCTCCAAAGCCTGTCACTGTTGTAGCCACCCCTCAACCTGCCCGGCCAGTGGCAATCTATCGCCAGTCAGAAAGCCGCTTTCGAATTGGGTTTCGGGTAGGAGGTAATTTCTCGACCATCGGAGGAGTCGATGCGTCGGCTATGGGTGAGGGTCTTACCCTGAAGCGCGTTGCTGGCTTCCACGGTGGTGTTGTCATGAATATTGGTGGACCATCATTTTCGGTTCAGCCCGAGCTTTTATACACACAATACGGAATTCGTATGGCATTCGGGGCCGACTATTTGCAGCTTAAATACAATCTGGTTGAAGTACCGGTACTGCTAAAAGCTTCTTTTGGACAACCTGAACTTCGGTTTTTTATTAATGCCGGGCCAGTAGGAGCCTACACCTTGAGCGGTTCTATTTCGGTTCGGGAAAGCGGTCAGTCGCAATCGCAGGTGATCGATATGACGGGCCAGGGCCGGTTTTCGTACGGAGCTGCGGGTGGAGCCGGTGTGGCAATGAAAATGGGAACGGGAACAATTCTGGTCGAAGGCCGCTATTCGTATTTGTTCTCAAGTAATGACGACGGAACCAGCCTGACGCCCCAGAATGCAATGCTTTCGGTAGGGTATCTGATTCCTTTATCGGGTCATTAG
- a CDS encoding Na+/H+ antiporter produces the protein MHQTLLLCLGLMLAVSLFVMLGQRLRISAPIFLVLSGLAVSLVPGIPQIAIDPELIFLIFLPPLLYEAAWFTSWKEFWRWRRIIIVLAFGLVIVTASAVAYMSSAFIPGFTLALGYLLGGIISPPDAVAATSVLKGINVSKRSISILEGESLVNDASSLVVFRFALAAVLSGSFVWQTAAVDFMLVTFLGILVGLAIAGVFYVIHRYLFTTTRVSILLTFMAPYFMYLTAEEFHVSGVMAVVSGGLFLSNHSHKILNHSARIQGTGMWATVVFALNGLVFILIGLELPVIISALGNYSKMDAVLYALMITSVVIVTRMAVVLFSSVFTTVIGRWITVADRNPGWRGPVIVGWAGMRGVVSLASALSIPLTLNNGQAFPHRNLILFITFVVILVTLVFQGLTLPFVIRKINYKDPDNRPSEEEQESAIRLKLLKVALHELEERYASATETNDLVRNLKDRIKSDVRLTKHHLDSLECDGKKIAEYNQIMNEIIGVKRRELHRLRNREEFDDEIIRKEEARIDLEEEKMNHPIH, from the coding sequence ATGCACCAAACGCTACTGCTTTGTTTAGGTCTGATGCTGGCTGTATCGCTCTTTGTGATGCTAGGGCAGCGTTTACGGATTTCGGCTCCCATTTTTTTAGTACTGAGCGGACTTGCCGTTAGTTTGGTTCCGGGCATTCCCCAAATAGCTATCGACCCGGAACTTATTTTTCTCATTTTTCTGCCCCCCCTGCTTTATGAAGCAGCCTGGTTTACATCCTGGAAGGAGTTCTGGCGCTGGCGACGGATCATTATTGTGCTGGCTTTTGGGCTGGTTATTGTAACGGCTTCGGCGGTTGCCTACATGTCGAGTGCATTTATTCCTGGGTTCACACTTGCGCTGGGTTATCTGCTGGGGGGCATCATTTCGCCCCCCGATGCCGTGGCGGCCACATCGGTGCTGAAAGGAATAAACGTATCCAAGCGATCCATTAGCATTCTGGAAGGGGAGAGTCTTGTTAATGATGCATCCAGTCTGGTTGTGTTTCGGTTTGCCCTGGCGGCTGTTTTGTCGGGTTCGTTTGTCTGGCAAACGGCAGCGGTCGACTTCATGCTGGTCACCTTCCTGGGAATTCTGGTCGGATTAGCCATTGCGGGTGTTTTTTATGTGATTCATCGCTATCTGTTCACAACAACCCGTGTCAGTATACTGCTGACATTTATGGCTCCTTATTTCATGTATCTGACGGCCGAGGAATTTCATGTTTCCGGAGTTATGGCCGTGGTGAGTGGAGGTCTTTTTCTGTCCAATCATAGCCATAAAATTCTGAACCACAGCGCCCGTATTCAGGGAACAGGAATGTGGGCCACGGTTGTGTTTGCGCTCAACGGGCTGGTATTTATTCTGATTGGGCTTGAATTGCCAGTTATTATCAGTGCGCTGGGTAATTATTCAAAAATGGATGCTGTTCTGTATGCGCTAATGATTACGTCGGTGGTTATTGTTACCCGTATGGCAGTTGTTCTGTTTTCATCTGTGTTTACAACGGTGATTGGCCGCTGGATTACGGTTGCCGATCGAAATCCAGGCTGGCGGGGACCCGTTATTGTGGGCTGGGCTGGTATGAGAGGGGTGGTATCGCTGGCATCGGCCTTGTCGATTCCATTGACATTGAACAACGGTCAGGCGTTTCCGCACCGGAATCTGATTCTGTTCATCACGTTTGTTGTGATTCTGGTTACGCTTGTTTTTCAGGGGCTAACCTTACCGTTTGTTATCCGAAAAATCAACTATAAAGACCCTGATAACCGACCCTCTGAAGAAGAACAGGAATCGGCCATTCGACTGAAATTACTGAAAGTTGCGCTTCATGAATTAGAAGAACGGTATGCCAGTGCTACCGAAACTAACGACCTGGTTCGTAATCTGAAGGACCGAATCAAAAGCGATGTTCGCCTGACAAAACATCATCTGGATTCGTTGGAATGCGATGGTAAGAAAATTGCCGAGTATAACCAGATTATGAATGAGATCATCGGTGTTAAACGGCGGGAACTACACCGGTTACGCAATCGCGAAGAGTTTGATGATGAGATCATTCGGAAGGAAGAAGCCCGAATTGATCTGGAGGAAGAAAAAATGAACCATCCCATTCATTAG
- a CDS encoding DUF2723 domain-containing protein: MQSFKRLNTLTGWLTFVVALITYAMTVERTASFWDCGEFIACSFKLQVPHPPGAPFFLLLGRIFSMMSFGNLTSVAYWINMASVLASAFTIVFLFWTITMLAQKVLGKPENEYTTADTLLILGSSAVGALAYTFSDTFWFSAVEAEVYGMSSFFTAIVVWAAFKWERIDDEAAANRWLILIAYLTGLSIGVHLLNLVTLPALALIYYFKKYPKPTFWGGATAFAIGMAILGIINSGIIPGLPSMAFFFERLFVNSFGLPFNSGMIFFVIVFLGAVTYGIIWSVRQKRPVLNTSLLALAFVLIGYASYMQVLVRADFNPPINENNPSDALNFLSYLKREQYGSRSLLYGPVFTSRPIDQKQGAPIWKKEGNKYVIFDYQPEYVYAPGDEMLFPRVYSSQQNHPQLYRQMLGLAEGQKPTMGDNIKFLFSYQLGHMWWRYLMWNFAGRESDEEGAGYLLPWSTNQNAPDLLVHNKARDNFYMLPFMLGLFGIAFQYFRRRRDLLIVGLLFLFTGIALQVFLNSPPSEPRERDYIYVGSFYFFAIWMGLGVMSIAEGLQAYLKADKLRNGLVVGLCLLVPVMMGAKSWDNHNRNHRYQSVDFAKNLLNSCAPNAVLFTGGDNDTFPLWYVQEVEGFRRDVRVCNLSLLGTEWYIQQMKRKTYESDALPISLEFDNFNKGKNDIVPFYEVPGVKDGIDLKQYINLIRTNNPAIQVPLTSGDMTNVLPSSILFLPIDKAAIDKANFVPPLLRPMLKDTLQWTIGKKDLYKPDLIMLDIIATNNWKRPIYFSSTLASDNYLSLKNYMQLEGYAYRLMPVAVPGATDGYVNSDIMYNNMLKKTFWREFDNPDVYYDETYKGPPVISARIAFFRLADQLIREGNIDKARQVLDFSLKVIPDKSIPYDQISSNYVRFLFTVGDDKKALQIADTMATRADQNLTYDKTGNRFGSPDSDLYILQTIIEACKDAKQTAAANKYEAIFQKHINSFG, encoded by the coding sequence ATGCAATCATTCAAACGCCTGAACACGCTCACGGGCTGGCTAACTTTCGTCGTCGCGCTGATTACCTATGCGATGACCGTCGAACGAACGGCCAGTTTCTGGGACTGTGGCGAATTCATTGCGTGTTCGTTTAAACTTCAGGTACCGCACCCTCCTGGTGCCCCTTTCTTCCTGCTCCTGGGACGAATTTTTTCCATGATGTCGTTCGGCAATCTGACATCTGTAGCCTACTGGATCAACATGGCATCCGTACTGGCCAGTGCCTTTACCATTGTGTTTCTGTTCTGGACTATCACCATGCTGGCACAAAAAGTACTGGGCAAACCCGAAAATGAATACACAACCGCCGATACACTGCTGATTCTTGGCTCCAGTGCGGTAGGTGCTCTGGCCTACACGTTTTCCGATACATTCTGGTTTTCGGCGGTTGAAGCTGAGGTATATGGAATGTCGTCGTTCTTTACGGCCATTGTCGTATGGGCAGCCTTCAAATGGGAACGTATCGACGATGAAGCCGCGGCCAATCGCTGGCTGATCCTCATTGCCTACCTTACGGGTCTGTCGATCGGTGTTCACTTGCTGAACCTGGTTACGCTACCCGCCCTTGCCCTGATTTATTACTTCAAAAAATACCCCAAACCAACCTTCTGGGGTGGTGCAACGGCTTTTGCAATCGGCATGGCCATTCTGGGTATTATTAACTCCGGTATCATCCCTGGCCTGCCCAGCATGGCTTTCTTCTTCGAGCGGCTGTTTGTCAACTCCTTTGGGTTGCCGTTTAACTCGGGCATGATATTCTTCGTCATCGTGTTTCTAGGGGCCGTTACGTACGGAATTATCTGGTCGGTTCGGCAAAAGCGTCCTGTCCTCAACACATCGCTGCTGGCACTGGCTTTTGTTCTGATCGGTTATGCATCGTATATGCAGGTGCTGGTACGGGCCGATTTTAACCCGCCAATTAACGAAAACAATCCAAGTGATGCGCTGAACTTCCTGTCGTATCTAAAACGCGAACAATATGGCAGCCGGTCGCTGCTGTATGGTCCGGTATTCACATCACGACCCATCGATCAGAAACAGGGCGCGCCGATCTGGAAAAAAGAAGGCAACAAATACGTTATTTTCGATTATCAGCCCGAATATGTATACGCTCCTGGCGACGAAATGCTGTTTCCAAGGGTGTATAGCAGCCAGCAGAATCACCCACAACTATACCGTCAGATGCTGGGGCTGGCCGAAGGGCAGAAGCCAACAATGGGCGATAATATCAAGTTTTTGTTCAGCTATCAGTTGGGGCATATGTGGTGGCGCTATCTGATGTGGAACTTTGCCGGGCGTGAAAGCGACGAAGAAGGCGCAGGTTATCTATTGCCCTGGTCGACCAATCAGAACGCTCCCGATTTGCTGGTTCATAACAAAGCCCGCGATAATTTCTACATGCTGCCTTTCATGCTGGGTCTGTTTGGGATCGCATTCCAGTATTTCCGTCGTCGTCGCGATCTGCTGATTGTTGGTCTGCTCTTCCTCTTCACAGGTATTGCCCTTCAGGTTTTCCTTAACTCGCCACCATCCGAACCGCGCGAGCGCGACTACATCTACGTTGGGTCGTTCTATTTCTTCGCCATCTGGATGGGGCTGGGGGTCATGTCCATTGCCGAAGGGTTGCAAGCCTATCTGAAAGCAGACAAGCTCCGCAATGGTCTGGTGGTTGGTTTGTGCCTGCTGGTACCGGTGATGATGGGCGCCAAAAGCTGGGATAACCACAATCGAAATCACCGCTACCAATCGGTCGACTTTGCCAAAAATCTGCTGAATTCCTGTGCGCCGAATGCCGTTCTGTTTACGGGTGGCGATAATGATACTTTCCCGCTCTGGTATGTTCAGGAAGTTGAAGGATTCCGTCGCGATGTGCGCGTTTGTAACCTGAGTCTGCTCGGAACGGAGTGGTACATCCAGCAAATGAAGCGCAAGACCTATGAATCAGATGCCTTACCGATTTCGCTGGAATTCGATAATTTCAACAAGGGCAAAAATGATATTGTGCCGTTCTATGAAGTACCGGGCGTGAAAGATGGTATCGATCTGAAGCAGTATATCAACCTGATCCGAACCAACAATCCGGCCATTCAGGTACCACTGACCAGTGGCGATATGACCAACGTGCTGCCGTCTTCTATTCTGTTCCTGCCGATCGACAAGGCCGCTATCGATAAAGCGAACTTTGTTCCACCCCTGCTACGGCCCATGTTGAAAGATACGTTACAGTGGACAATCGGAAAAAAAGACCTGTATAAGCCTGATCTGATCATGCTCGATATTATTGCGACCAATAACTGGAAGCGTCCTATCTATTTTTCGAGCACACTGGCCAGCGACAACTACCTGAGTCTGAAGAACTATATGCAGTTGGAAGGCTATGCTTACCGGCTGATGCCGGTGGCGGTTCCGGGCGCTACAGATGGGTATGTCAATTCGGACATCATGTATAACAACATGCTGAAAAAGACGTTCTGGCGTGAGTTCGACAATCCGGATGTGTACTACGACGAAACCTATAAAGGTCCCCCAGTTATCTCGGCCCGAATAGCGTTCTTCCGGTTGGCCGATCAGCTAATCCGCGAAGGCAACATTGATAAAGCGCGTCAGGTACTCGACTTTTCGCTGAAGGTGATTCCCGACAAGAGTATTCCTTACGACCAGATTTCGTCGAATTACGTGCGGTTCCTGTTTACGGTTGGTGATGACAAAAAAGCCCTCCAGATAGCTGATACGATGGCAACCCGCGCCGATCAGAACCTCACCTACGACAAAACGGGAAATCGGTTCGGAAGTCCTGATTCGGACCTGTATATTCTGCAAACGATTATTGAAGCCTGTAAGGATGCCAAACAAACGGCTGCGGCCAACAAGTATGAGGCTATCTTCCAGAAACACATCAATTCGTTTGGTTAA
- a CDS encoding RusA family crossover junction endodeoxyribonuclease produces MSYQKRLVTAFQASCPQHSPLSTDLYGLVYHFFRRDIGIDADNLSKPVWDTLKGLLFDDDSQVKMRIAGSFDLLVNDLAVLDFSGLPGGIINTLLEVLETEEHVLYAECGNFTTDTIRLNLARNGN; encoded by the coding sequence TTGAGCTATCAGAAGCGACTGGTCACCGCTTTTCAGGCTAGCTGCCCGCAACATTCCCCCCTTTCAACGGATCTATATGGGCTAGTTTATCATTTCTTTCGGCGGGATATTGGCATTGATGCCGACAATTTGAGTAAGCCAGTTTGGGATACGTTGAAAGGACTATTATTTGACGATGATAGTCAGGTTAAAATGCGCATAGCCGGTAGTTTCGACCTGTTAGTCAATGACTTGGCAGTTCTCGATTTTTCGGGGTTACCGGGCGGCATCATCAATACTTTGCTGGAGGTTTTAGAAACCGAAGAGCACGTCCTTTACGCTGAATGTGGTAACTTCACAACAGATACAATCCGACTAAATCTGGCCAGAAATGGAAATTAA
- a CDS encoding tetrahydrofolate dehydrogenase/cyclohydrolase catalytic domain-containing protein translates to MQLLDGKVLSAQIKQEIAAEVAQIREQGGKIPHLVAILVGNNGASETYVASKMKNCEEVGMHSTLFRFDPSVSEDELLAKVREINDNPDMDGLIVQLPLPDHINPDRVMETINPAKDVDGFHPINIGRMAKSLPAYISATPQGVLEMIKRYNIETSGKHCVVVGRSQIVGLPMSILMQRNTYPGNCTVTLTHSRTQNLAEICRSADILVAALGRPEFITADMVKEGAVVIDVGLERVPDASKKSGFSLKGDVKFAEVAPKTSFITPVPGGVGLMTICSLMQNTLKAARGEVYV, encoded by the coding sequence ATGCAACTCCTTGACGGTAAAGTCCTTTCGGCACAAATCAAACAGGAAATCGCGGCAGAAGTCGCGCAAATACGCGAGCAGGGCGGCAAAATTCCCCATCTGGTTGCGATTCTGGTTGGCAACAACGGAGCCTCAGAAACCTATGTAGCCTCCAAAATGAAAAACTGCGAAGAAGTGGGGATGCACTCGACCCTATTCCGCTTCGATCCGTCGGTTTCTGAAGACGAACTGCTTGCCAAGGTTCGGGAAATCAACGATAACCCCGACATGGACGGGCTAATTGTACAACTTCCGCTACCCGATCACATTAACCCCGACCGGGTGATGGAAACCATCAATCCGGCCAAAGATGTGGATGGCTTCCACCCAATCAATATTGGGCGCATGGCCAAAAGCCTACCAGCCTACATTTCGGCTACGCCACAAGGCGTTCTCGAAATGATAAAACGCTATAACATCGAAACATCGGGTAAGCATTGTGTGGTGGTAGGTCGTAGCCAGATTGTTGGCCTTCCGATGTCGATTCTGATGCAGCGCAACACCTATCCGGGCAACTGTACCGTCACGCTCACCCATAGCCGGACTCAGAATCTGGCCGAAATCTGCCGCTCTGCCGACATTCTTGTTGCAGCCCTGGGCCGTCCTGAATTCATCACCGCCGATATGGTAAAAGAAGGAGCGGTTGTGATCGATGTTGGTCTGGAGCGGGTACCGGATGCCAGTAAAAAAAGCGGCTTTTCGCTCAAAGGCGACGTCAAATTTGCGGAAGTAGCGCCGAAAACGAGCTTCATTACGCCCGTACCGGGTGGAGTTGGTTTAATGACGATCTGTTCGCTGATGCAAAATACGCTGAAAGCCGCCCGGGGGGAGGTGTATGTGTAG
- a CDS encoding DUF4385 domain-containing protein: MPASDRAFNYDLDYRNLNLRDHPELYRVGKGEMGVLLVQPYKSEILPHWRFKTPEMARKSSELIFKLFLTYKQQGDFVGMDMARKFLQMGYTRARRYANHRTGKKYDGPVPADQKGRSGAHGRPQLPRDEDPIKAESAQIFYDKYLEVSKDPDYKQMKKAWQEQYG, translated from the coding sequence ATGCCAGCCAGCGACCGAGCGTTTAACTACGACCTTGACTATCGAAATCTGAACCTGCGCGACCATCCCGAACTTTACCGAGTTGGCAAGGGCGAAATGGGTGTCTTGCTGGTTCAGCCCTATAAATCCGAAATTCTGCCTCACTGGCGATTCAAGACCCCGGAAATGGCCCGCAAATCGTCCGAACTTATTTTTAAGCTCTTTCTGACCTATAAACAACAGGGCGATTTCGTGGGCATGGATATGGCCCGTAAGTTTCTGCAAATGGGCTATACCCGCGCCCGTCGCTATGCTAATCACCGCACCGGCAAGAAATACGACGGTCCGGTTCCTGCCGACCAGAAAGGTCGTTCGGGCGCCCACGGGCGACCTCAACTGCCGCGCGACGAAGATCCGATTAAAGCAGAATCGGCCCAAATTTTTTACGATAAGTATCTGGAAGTGAGCAAAGATCCTGACTATAAACAGATGAAAAAAGCCTGGCAGGAACAGTACGGATAA
- a CDS encoding sigma-70 family RNA polymerase sigma factor yields MNDEQLLVRQIVDGNVRAYQVLVERYQRLVLHMISRIIHHPADIEDVCQEVFIKVYQHLPDFQFDSKLSTWIATIAYRTGINYLKKNRHEALHHSLDQLTDAEALTELTSPDELLASVDWHAFLHAQIAKLPVHYRTIVTLYHLDELSYQEIGTITSLPEGTVKNYLFRARRLLKQALEQHDKQQPKHG; encoded by the coding sequence ATGAATGATGAACAACTGTTAGTGCGCCAGATCGTAGATGGTAATGTTCGGGCCTATCAGGTGCTGGTCGAGCGTTATCAGCGGCTCGTATTGCATATGATTAGTCGAATCATTCATCACCCCGCCGACATCGAAGATGTATGTCAGGAAGTATTCATCAAGGTATATCAGCATTTGCCTGATTTTCAGTTCGACTCAAAATTATCGACCTGGATTGCGACCATCGCTTACCGAACCGGTATCAACTACCTGAAAAAAAACCGCCATGAGGCCCTCCATCATTCGCTCGACCAGTTGACCGATGCAGAAGCGCTGACCGAATTAACCAGCCCCGACGAGTTGTTGGCATCTGTCGACTGGCACGCCTTTCTGCACGCACAGATTGCCAAACTGCCCGTTCATTACCGAACTATAGTAACGCTTTATCATCTGGACGAGCTATCGTATCAGGAAATTGGAACGATCACCTCTCTCCCCGAAGGTACTGTAAAAAACTACCTCTTCCGGGCCCGGAGACTACTCAAACAGGCGCTGGAACAACACGACAAACAACAACCTAAACATGGATAA
- a CDS encoding DUF6249 domain-containing protein — MEQQYGLQGAYVILAIAFGVYLTMRPLTTYLLRRRLMELGQWNEQTLRQLESENQSPAESLKWGLILLFTGIGLIVVYFLPVPPDSSLPYGVIMVSAALGFLLYYAIISSRLNSH; from the coding sequence ATGGAACAACAGTATGGTTTACAGGGCGCTTATGTCATTCTGGCAATTGCCTTTGGTGTTTATCTAACTATGCGTCCGCTTACGACGTATCTGCTCCGTCGACGACTTATGGAGCTCGGGCAGTGGAATGAACAAACGCTTCGGCAACTGGAGTCGGAAAACCAATCGCCAGCCGAAAGCCTGAAGTGGGGATTAATTCTACTCTTTACGGGCATTGGTCTCATTGTCGTTTATTTTCTGCCGGTGCCGCCCGATTCGAGTCTGCCGTATGGAGTCATTATGGTGTCTGCCGCGCTCGGTTTCCTGCTTTATTATGCCATTATATCATCACGTCTTAACTCACATTAA
- a CDS encoding pyridoxamine 5'-phosphate oxidase family protein has product MPISEQPSGAKTTQKKVPSLAELEHTSWQQLASAPESEQDPFKFMTVATCTSKGADARMVVLRQVDAGRKYVWFHTDARSEKVIQLEAFPTATLLFWDNKKQLQLRLMVETRLHTDDYVADDQWRALWTGNRKLYLSELKPGTEQPTPYPGFPVHFGENLPTEQESEEGRKNFAVIECRVLSMEYLHLSRAGQTRAFFQYEPESKMVWLAP; this is encoded by the coding sequence ATGCCCATTTCTGAGCAACCAAGCGGTGCCAAAACCACTCAAAAAAAAGTACCATCACTCGCTGAGCTTGAACACACTAGCTGGCAGCAACTCGCATCGGCACCCGAAAGCGAACAGGACCCGTTTAAGTTTATGACCGTTGCCACCTGCACCAGCAAAGGGGCCGATGCCCGCATGGTTGTGCTACGCCAGGTCGATGCCGGCCGTAAATATGTCTGGTTTCATACAGATGCCCGCTCCGAAAAGGTTATTCAACTGGAAGCGTTTCCAACAGCTACATTGCTTTTCTGGGATAACAAAAAACAGCTTCAGCTCCGGCTAATGGTAGAAACCCGGCTACATACCGACGACTATGTAGCTGATGATCAATGGCGTGCGCTCTGGACCGGAAATCGAAAGTTATATCTATCCGAGTTGAAACCGGGAACTGAGCAACCGACCCCCTATCCGGGTTTTCCAGTGCATTTTGGCGAAAACCTGCCAACTGAACAAGAAAGTGAAGAAGGTCGTAAAAACTTTGCGGTGATTGAATGCCGGGTGCTTTCGATGGAATATCTGCACCTAAGCCGGGCCGGGCAAACGCGGGCGTTTTTTCAGTATGAGCCCGAATCCAAAATGGTATGGCTGGCCCCCTGA
- a CDS encoding RNA polymerase sigma factor yields the protein MEHEFIQTINAHAGIVHSVCRLYSRELEDRKDLYQEIVLQLWRGFSTFRGESKASTWIYRIALNTAISLVRRRSRQIVSTTADGELLATSQLIDPPPDNEPMQQFYEALEQLSPVEKAVIFLYLDDNSYEQIATVLGISVSNVGVKLNRIKAKLKKIVAEDNL from the coding sequence ATGGAACATGAGTTTATCCAGACAATTAATGCCCATGCCGGAATCGTACATAGCGTGTGTCGACTCTACAGCCGGGAACTGGAAGACCGCAAAGATTTATATCAGGAAATCGTATTGCAGCTCTGGCGGGGTTTTTCAACATTTCGGGGCGAGTCAAAAGCGTCTACCTGGATTTATCGAATAGCACTCAATACGGCCATTTCGTTGGTTCGACGCCGGTCGCGGCAAATTGTTTCGACTACTGCCGATGGAGAACTGCTAGCAACCAGTCAGCTGATTGATCCGCCACCAGACAATGAGCCCATGCAGCAGTTTTATGAGGCCTTGGAGCAATTGTCGCCAGTTGAAAAAGCAGTTATTTTTCTATATCTGGACGATAATTCGTACGAGCAGATTGCAACAGTTCTGGGAATATCGGTCTCGAATGTGGGCGTAAAACTCAACCGGATTAAAGCGAAATTGAAGAAAATCGTTGCTGAAGACAACCTATAA
- a CDS encoding SOS response-associated peptidase codes for MCYHKSLAIKAAELEARYEAVLPDTADFQPVYHANAYQFPTWPILTHQQPNQFRMLRWGLIPRWTKSQEDASEIRTRTINARAETIYEKPSFRGAAQTGKRCLIPVTGFYEWHTIGSKKFPFYISTTDQKIASIAGLWDEWPDPETGELIQTYTLLTTDANPLLAAIHNSKKRMPCLLSKDDEQAWLHDDLNETDALALLTKQYPASRLHSYSIGKRITSRTEPSDVAEVMDPATYPELKNQSALFA; via the coding sequence ATGTGTTATCATAAGTCGCTGGCTATCAAAGCCGCAGAACTCGAAGCCCGCTATGAGGCTGTTCTTCCCGATACGGCTGATTTTCAGCCTGTTTATCATGCCAATGCATACCAGTTTCCGACCTGGCCTATTCTGACTCATCAGCAACCCAACCAGTTTCGGATGCTGCGCTGGGGGTTGATTCCTCGGTGGACCAAAAGCCAGGAAGATGCCAGTGAAATTCGCACCCGAACCATTAATGCCCGTGCCGAAACCATCTACGAAAAACCGTCATTTCGGGGGGCTGCTCAAACAGGCAAACGTTGCCTGATTCCGGTAACGGGCTTTTATGAATGGCACACCATCGGTAGCAAAAAATTCCCATTTTATATCAGCACTACCGATCAGAAAATTGCCTCGATTGCGGGTTTATGGGACGAGTGGCCCGATCCGGAAACCGGCGAACTGATTCAGACCTATACGCTGCTCACAACGGATGCCAATCCGTTACTGGCCGCCATTCATAACTCGAAAAAACGGATGCCATGTCTGCTGAGCAAAGACGACGAACAGGCATGGTTGCACGATGACCTGAACGAAACCGATGCTTTGGCGTTATTAACTAAACAGTATCCAGCCAGTCGGTTGCACAGCTATAGCATCGGCAAACGAATTACGTCGCGTACGGAACCTAGCGATGTTGCTGAAGTAATGGACCCGGCAACGTATCCGGAGCTTAAAAATCAGTCTGCACTATTTGCTTAA